One genomic segment of Brassica napus cultivar Da-Ae chromosome A3, Da-Ae, whole genome shotgun sequence includes these proteins:
- the LOC106374292 gene encoding putative BTB/POZ domain-containing protein At2g40440, producing the protein MGTQTNKEHFFGGFLKILKQQQVDVRLNACDKKAAISAHKLILSARSEVFAKMFEEDKCKSSSRLEIITLSELKQEELEAFVEFIYGDGSILSEKAKQHVMSLYRAADKYEIPHLRDLCRMELISSLNASNALKVLELSQIPFDKALSDAAISVIKINKDEISSSTEFKVFVVDHPDLTVEIVKAMLEFAATYYCTCGRFVCCSYCGSRSKRKTTV; encoded by the exons ATGGGGACACAAACAAATAAAGAGCATTTCTTTGGTggatttctaaagattttgaAACAGCAGCAAGTCGATGTACGGCTCAATGCATGTGATAAAAAGGCAGCTATCTCTGCCCATAAGCTTATTTTG tctgcAAGATCAGAGGTGTTTGCGAAGATGTTTGAAGAAGACAAATGCAAGTCTTCGTCCAGGCTAGAGATAATCACTCTCTCGGAGCTTAAACAAGAAGAGTTAGAGGCTTTTGTTGAGTTCATCTATGGAGATGGCTCAATTCTTTCTGAGAAAGCGAAGCAACATGTAATGTCACTCTATCGTGCCGCTGACAAATATGAGATTCCGCATCTACGTGACTTATGCAGAATGGAGCTTATATCATCTCTTAACGCTTCCAATGCTCTTAAAGTTCTCGAGCTTTCCCAAATCCCTTTTGACAAAGCTCTCAGCGATGCAGCCATCAGTgttatcaaaattaataaagaTGAGATTTCTAGTTCTACTGAGTTCAAGGTTTTCGTAGTCGATCACCCAGATCTTACCGTGGAGATAGTGAAGGCTATGTTGGAATTTGCAGCTACGTATTACTGTACTTGTGGTCGCTTTGTATGTTGTAGTTATTGTGGTTCTAGATCAAAAAGAAAGACTACTGTTTAG